In the Adlercreutzia equolifaciens DSM 19450 genome, one interval contains:
- a CDS encoding helix-turn-helix domain-containing protein has product MRFNEVFRELVSQRGVMARLSEETGISAGLLSNYKKDIDPSLTNATKIARFFNISLDYMVGLKDTPEIEGHSPAHVMEIETVRLVEDFESLPEEGRGAILDQVEFQKMKSQRAQSDVQDNPISGIA; this is encoded by the coding sequence GTGAGATTCAACGAAGTTTTTCGCGAACTTGTGTCCCAACGTGGTGTTATGGCCCGCTTGAGCGAGGAAACAGGAATCTCTGCTGGCCTGCTTTCTAACTACAAGAAAGACATAGATCCTTCTCTGACGAACGCTACGAAGATCGCCCGTTTCTTCAATATCTCGTTGGATTACATGGTGGGACTCAAAGACACCCCAGAAATAGAAGGGCACTCCCCCGCCCATGTCATGGAGATAGAGACCGTCCGGCTCGTGGAGGACTTCGAGTCGCTTCCCGAGGAGGGCAGGGGCGCGATCCTCGATCAGGTGGAGTTCCAGAAGATGAAAAGCCAACGCGCCCAATCGGACGTGCAGGATAATCCCATTTCCGGGATCGCTTGA
- a CDS encoding potassium channel family protein: protein MRRRLYKPVSQEAEQSGAGRTYSVIMSFFIVLSLVPLCFHEDSPVFSVIEYVCVSAFIVDYAIRWATADYNLKRGVASFVIYPFTPMAIIDLLTILPCFIALNPSFKALRILRLLRALSALKLIRYSKGVDALKRAAVNQREQLAVVAAIAAAYVVICALVMFNVEPDTFPTFFSALYWAVVSLTTVGYGDLYPTSDIGRGLAMVSSIVGIAIVAMPSGIITAGLIDELDKQKAK from the coding sequence ATGAGAAGAAGATTGTACAAACCTGTTTCGCAAGAAGCCGAGCAATCAGGGGCGGGAAGAACATACTCTGTCATCATGTCGTTTTTCATTGTTCTAAGCCTAGTTCCTCTCTGCTTTCATGAGGATTCTCCTGTATTCTCGGTGATCGAATACGTCTGCGTCTCGGCATTCATCGTTGACTATGCGATCAGATGGGCGACTGCTGACTACAATCTCAAAAGAGGTGTTGCATCGTTCGTCATCTACCCGTTTACGCCCATGGCCATCATCGATCTGCTGACGATACTCCCCTGCTTCATCGCCCTGAACCCATCATTCAAGGCGTTAAGGATACTGAGGCTCCTTCGCGCTCTCAGCGCATTGAAGCTGATACGATACTCGAAGGGCGTCGATGCCCTTAAGCGCGCGGCAGTCAACCAGAGAGAGCAGCTAGCAGTGGTGGCCGCAATCGCGGCAGCCTATGTCGTGATATGCGCGCTTGTCATGTTCAACGTGGAACCCGACACATTCCCCACGTTCTTCTCGGCCCTGTACTGGGCCGTGGTGAGCCTCACAACGGTGGGGTACGGAGACTTATACCCGACGAGCGATATAGGAAGGGGGCTTGCCATGGTTTCGTCAATCGTCGGCATCGCCATTGTGGCAATGCCGTCAGGAATCATCACCGCAGGACTTATCGACGAGCTGGACAAACAGAAAGCGAAGTAA